One part of the Lotus japonicus ecotype B-129 chromosome 2, LjGifu_v1.2 genome encodes these proteins:
- the LOC130740407 gene encoding uncharacterized protein LOC130740407 → MDVDTEHANGDGGRPAGKPPEATRRPTFKEKVLGKETIEKRKQVCNLVEAGVMKKDLIDGSSFFPMFDFTDKSVYAEICKPWKDCLVVKLLGKHIGYKALCDRLRMPWKPSGGMEIRDLLHGYFLVQFDIQEDRERAMTEAPWMIYDHYLAVKPWTSDFVAANSKISTTAVWIRIPSLGFQFYDESILLTLASAVGTPIKVDMNTVDM, encoded by the coding sequence ATGGACGTGGACACAGAACATGCAAACGGCGACGGTGGACGGCCTGCCGGGAAACCACCGGAAGCCACGCGAAGACCAACTTTCAAGGAAAAAGTACTCGGGAAGGAGACGATTGAGAAACGTAAGCAAGTCTGCAACTTGGTGGAGGCTGGTGTCATGAAGAAAGATCTCATTGATGGGAGTAGCTTTTTCCCTATGTTTGACTTCACAGATAAGAGTGTTTATGCTGAGATCTGCAAACCATGGAAGGATTGCCTGGTTGTGAAACTCCTTGGTAAACATATTGGCTACAAAGCTCTGTGTGATCGCCTCAGAATGCCATGGAAGCCATCCGGTGGAATGGAGATACGTGATCTACTTCACGGCTACTTCCTAGTGCAATTTGATATACAGGAAGACAGAGAGAGGGCTATGACGGAAGCGCCATGGATGATATATGACCATTACTTGGCAGTTAAGCCATGGACATCGGATTTCGTTGCAGCGAACTCGAAGATAAGCACCACGGCAGTTTGGATTCGCATCCCTAGCCTTGGTTTCCAATTTTATGATGAGAGCATTCTGCTCACATTAGCTTCTGCAGTTGGGACTCCCATTAAAGTTGATATGAATACAGTGGACATGTAG